Part of the Henckelia pumila isolate YLH828 chromosome 2, ASM3356847v2, whole genome shotgun sequence genome is shown below.
TTTCTTGGCCAAGGGGATTTGATGATACCCCTGATAGGCGTTCAGGAAGCACAACAACTCGTGCCCGGATGTAGAATCTACCAGCTGGTCTATTCGGGGCAAGGGATAGCAATCCTTTGGACATGCTTTGTTTAAATCACGAAAATCCATGCACATGCGTCACTTGCCAGAAGACTTGGGTACTAGTACTACACTTGATAACCAGGTCGGGAAATACACTTCTTGAATGTGTCCGGCTTTCAAAAGTTCCTCCACTTGTCCTTGAATCACAACATCTTTTTCAGGCCCGAAGTGTCTTTTCTTTTGAATAATGGGGCGATAGTCCCGTATAACATTTAGCCTATGCTCCATCACTTATCTCCGTACTCCCAAGAGATCAGATACAAACCATGCGAATGCGTCTTTGTTCTCCATCAGACATTGTATTAATTGTTCTTTGAGAGAGGCTTCTAGCGTCCGAGCCACCTTGACCGACCCGGTCGGAGGACAAATCAAAAATTCTTCGCACTCTTCTTCGGCAGTAAGAGGAGTATCTTCTTCCAACAAATTTACTCGTTCCCGACCTAcaggctcgggtcggtcatcaTGATTAATTTTGACTATTTTTTGTTCTATCCGTACCTCTTCTACGTAGCACTTTCAAGAAATCTTCTGATCTCCTTGAACCTTGCCCACTTCATTACCCACGGGAAATTTGATCTTTTGATATAGTGCTGAATCCACGGCCATGAATGTAGTCATGGCTGGTCTTCCCAAGATAACGTTATATGCTGATGGTGCATCCACAATAACAAAGCTGACAATCCGTGTTTTACTTGTACGATCCTTGCCCAAAGTAAGCGGAAAGTTGATCAATCCAGTAGGTTGGATGACATGACCCGTGAACCCGAACAATGACGTCACCACTGGTTCTACTTTATATTCATCTGATTTATTGTCTCTTGGAATAGTACATTGACCAAGCTCCCAGAATCAATAAAAATCCGGGCCACATCGTAATTGGCGACTAGAGCTCGAATAACCAGCACGTCGTTATGAGTAGTATCTGACAAACCTTTAAGATCATCCGGACCAAAGGAAAGGGTCGGACCTATCCTAACCACCTGGTCGGCTATCTCCATGTTGCTCAATTTCCGACTACTTGTCTTCCTTGCCCTATTGGAATCCCCATCAGTCGGTCCCCCAGATATCATGTTGATGACACCTTTCGTGGGAGGGGGTGGTCCTTGGTTATTCCCTGGTTGATTTTGATTTGGACGCTGAAAATTTCCCTGTGGCGGCCCAGGTCGGGGTCTTGGTGCATAATGATCGGAACCTTCGTGACTCCTCTTATTCGAGGGATAGCCTCCTCCTTTTTGTCGTGCCAACCTATCCTTCATCCCTGGCTCCTgttgtattattttttcaatttcttGCTCCAGTTAACGACAATCATTAGTATTGTGCCCGTACTCGTTGTGAAAGTCACAATACTTATCAGATTTTGGCCTACGGGGCCCCTGCTCACTCCGTGGAGGTCTCTGTAGAAGTCTCTTTTCTTCACATATTTGCATGGCCTGAGTTTTACCCATCCTTAGAGGGGTGAAAGAGGTGAATTGCCCAAGCAGCTCGGGTCGGGGAGATGGTCCCATCCTCCGAGGTGTGTTAGGGATCCTGGTGTTCTTCGGACTTTGGCCTGTCCATCCCACTATTCAAACGGGAAACTTGTACTTCCTCTAGATTCACATATTTCTCGGCCCGAGCAAGCAATTCATCGTAGGTAGACGGCGGTTTTTTGATAAGGGATTTAAGAAAATCCCATGTAGTAAGCCCTTGGGTAAAAGCGCTGATGAGCAGATCAGTAGTGGCAGTAGGTACTTCAAGGGCAAAGGCACTAAATCGACGAATATATACTCGCAAATCTTCTTGACCTTGCTGTTTGATGGCAAAAAGGCTGAGAGTAGTTGTGGGGTGCTTTTTGCTACTAGCAAAATGGTGTAGAAAGACTTTGCTGAAATCTTTGAATTCTGTGATATCCCCTGGACGCAATAGGTTGAACCATTGTTGTGCTGGTCCTATTAAAGTATTGAGGAAGACCCGGCACTTGATCGGGTCGGAATACTTATGCAATAACGCAGCATTCTCAAAACGGGACAGGTGCTCTTCCGGGCCCCCTTTTCCATTATATTCCCCAACATGTGGAAATTTAAAGTTTTTGGGGAGTTCGGACTCCAGTATTTCAGCAGAGAAAGGAATATTCCGGACTGGCGTGGCTAGATATCCGGACTATTTCTTCTTCAAGAGCTCCATCTCTTCTTTCAGTTTCTTGATCTCCTCTAATTGCGCGGTCTGATCTGGTGGTGGGGGAGGGAGATTGGCCGCCCTTGCAACCATAGCCTTTTCAACAGCGACCACAATTAGTTGCTCCATCTGTGCATCTACTCCATTCGTGCCAACCAATCTTAACTCTGtttcttcaaattcccacagacggcgccaattgatgatgtcgattttttcctccgggttcggtctggtaaaGCGAATCTCCAAATCCTCGACAAagcgggtcgggtcgggtctcACGTGCACTGCACAGACAAAAGCTGAGTtagggggcgccgaaggtgttttcggcgtgaccccttcgatgcctaagtcagtgctcgaaAGTGAAAGAGCTTGACAAAAAGTAAGAACAAAAGAATATGTGTGCGTGAGTGTGTGAACCAGAAGTGAATAGAAGagatgaatgaatgaataaaccatgaaccatacctgtatttataggggctgGAGGGGTAAGTTACCTTGATGAGGTAGAATATGTGTTAGAGTAGGACTCTACTCGGGTAGGAGTCCTGATCAAATAGGACTCTAACATTAACTTAGAGATAATATCAAATTCTGGCTTCATAAGATATTGTCCTTATCTGTTGCAAATCTTCACGTGTCCGAAAGTACTGGAAGGTTCTAGACATTGGGCCCTTTctgggctcgggtcgggctcCAACCGTACCAGTTcgggctcaagcccatgaattCATGATTATGATCTTATTCCCTAACAGGGCCATTTCAGACTGGGTCTTTCATAAAATAAGATTAAATGGGCTTGAAAGtatatttccataaatatgaACTATTGGATTCGGGTCAAGTTAGGTCCGTATATTTTTTAGGggcatcaatatatatatatataattagtatACATAAATAATTAGGGGGTTTCGGGACGGCCATATCAATCTCATCCCCGCCTCATAACCACTTCGGGCAATTTGAATTTTTCACAAACCCCAATCCATATtggataaatatttttaaatatgccCCTGTTCATGACGGTACCGTAGGGAGTGTTCTAAAAAGCACTAAAAAGTACCGCTTAAGCATGATTAAACATGAAGCGCATGAACAAAAAACTTCACTTTGGGCAAAAGCGTGAAAAAAAACGGTTAATTCTTTGATTAACCATactaagtgaaaaaaaaaacgcGAAAAAGCGtgaaaaaacatattttttaaaaataatatttaatttaaatttttattttttaaaatttttaaattttaactttttttttaaattttaaatatttaattataagttttttttaaaaaaaaacattaaatgcGTCAAATTAAATTTGTTTAGTATATCTCATTTTTTGCGACTAAGAGATGAAACCTGACCTAACACAAATATTTTACACCAGAAAATTTGTTATTTTGAGACTAACATTTTTTTATAACttaaaaatttatgtatttattcttaaaatttgtaagtttatatattatttattctattaattaacttaattaattaaaaaataaaaaccgaTATTTCACGCTTAAACTTGTTTTACACTCGCTTAACCTTGTGAAACTTAAAGCTTGATCGTGACGCTTCGCCACGCTTCACGTTTTTTAGAACTTTGTTCATAGGACGCACCCGAATCTATGTGTAAAATTGCTATCTAGCAACACCTCTTCGAACCTACGTGTAAAATTATCATTTGTATCTACCAACACCATTATAGACAAGCTTATCGCATAAAATTTATCTACTGTAATTTATCTAGCTAACATAGCTTGCATGATATTACTTATGAAAGTTTACTCGATACACTGAAAGATTAGTATGAAAGTTTACTCGCGATACAccaaaaaataacaaattaataCACCGAAAAATAACAGATTAATATGAAAGTTCACTCGATACACCGTATAGAGCAGTTTGATTCGGTTTTTAACcgaaataattttggtttttcgGATTAtgtcaatttttttatatgaatttcCATTCCGACTCATGAAAACTTTCAACGCTTAATAAAAGCTATTTTTGAACAATCCTAAATTCTTTTGGGGAAAGAAAAATTCCAATTTTGTCTTCTTCTTTTTTAGCTTTTGGTCTTCcagttttttcataaaattaattttatgtgcTCACATTGATGCACATATTAATTGATTAATAAAAACattcaaatacaaaaaaaagGGGATATTAATTGATtagtaaaaaaattcaaatacaaaaaaaaacggGTTTTCGGtaatttggttttattttcGGTTCAGATATCGAAGTTCAAACCAAATTTTCGATTTCAATTCGAATTATTCGAACTGTGAACACCACTACCTTCTATACACCGTAAAATAATAACAGCAAATCCCacataaaaagaaaaacaaaaatatatacCATAACATTTCGTGATAACCGTATACACAAactaaataattctcaaatcgATTTacatcgattttttttttatttttatggttGTGTATATTgtcaaatatatacatatttctAGTTATTTTGTTAAATTAATGCATGCTGAATGGGGATCGTTAGCAAACTGATCTCGGCCAagctctttttttaaaaaaactatttgttttaaaaaagaaaagacCAACAGTTCTCTACGCCTGGGAAGAgtcatttattaaaatatttcttatttttttgcGATAGACCTcacaatattaattaatcttATAAGACAATCTATTATTAACTTCACATACAAttgttaataatatatatttacaatattctctatatatataagtaCAACTCTTATCATTGTTTTTATCATTAGATTTGTGCCCAAAAAGAGTAAAATATCCATCCAATAAGTCTTGGGAAAGAAATGCACAcgaatttatttattcatcgaaaagcattaaaaaaaaaagcctCAAATTAAACATGCAGTACTTTATTAATAACGCGCTGACAACACTCAACTTGGTCTCCCGCACGTACAGGATATTAATTATTCCATCTTACATGCACCCAACATGCAAACCATTGCTAGCTAGGTTTTGCTtacataatataatatttactcCATCGCGTGCCAAGAAAATACGCAAGTAGCAGTACTGCCAACATTACTTAGCTTACTACATAAAAATCCCTTAGCTTCTAAAATTGCCTTTCGCGGCCGGGGGAAAACAAGAAACTCTGCCCGCCTCTGTTCATCTTCAACCCCTCAGCCTGTCTCGGGGACATCTGGTACGAGTTGGTGATCACTTGTAGCGGCATGCCTCTCATCACAGACGTGTATCCGGCGAGGGGGTTGCGCATGGGCCATCCCGTCGTCTTAAACGCCACCCATTCGAAACCGCTCTCTCCCGCACGTGCCGTGGAGACGTAATACTGAGGAACCACCAACATGTCGCCCTTGTTAACCCTGTCGTTCATCAGGGATTCCCCGTTGTGGTTCGCTATTTGTATTTGTGCCTCGCCTCGGGTCACGTACACGATGGTGTGGCCTTGCATGGACCAATCCGGGCTCACCAACGCATtctgcatgcatgcatgcagtTTATGCTTTGcaagtaattaattatatatattgattaaaattttaaaagtttaattcGGTTGATTATATTAATTACCGGGAATAGATTGCCTCTCTCAGCGCTCATGTCCATGTATTTGAGTACAGGAAGCTTATGCAAGTCAACCACGTTGACTTTTCCGGCTTGCCTGGAGTATATGTCGGCGTCTCTCCGGTTCTCAAGGTTTGTGCTGATTTTCATGGAGCAGTAAGTTTCTTCCAGCCCATTTCCTGATCCTTCTCGGCCTTGTTCTTCTTGTTCGTCGGGCCTGGCGAAACTCATCTTCTCTTGGGCGATGATGCTGAGTCCTCGTTCCTCGCCGCCCTTTTGCATCTGTCTCACAATCTCCTCCGGGATATTGAATGCCTCGGCCAACAGGTTTGTGTCGAATTCCTTGAGAATGTTGTAGAATATTGTTTCTTCTTCGTATTCTTGCTGACCCCCCTTTTTCGATACTCCGCCAGCCAAATAAAAGGCCTAATTCATTCAATGatattcatcatcatcatttcaaacaatcaatatatatatatccattaaTGTGAATAAATTAACCATGCATGCATCGATCGTTACGTTACCCTGAATTTTTGGTCAAGTTGGTTGGACTGATGATTGAGATCATTGATAGAAATGGCAATAAGATCTTCTTTTCCAGCGTTATAGCACCAATGTACAGCCCCAGCGGGAATGGCGACGATGTCTCCTTTGCGAATACGGTGCACTTTCTGGTGCAAGTCCCTTTCCCTTCCTCGCTCTGTTGTCTCCCATTTTTCTCTGCTTTCGCGTGTTGTCTGAGTCCTTCCTGCTTCGTATGTCTCCGCGCAGCCAGGGGAAATGACACTTATGTACCCAAAACCTGCAGCAAATTAAATTAGCAATCCCATTTTTCTTCACTCatgatatattaataatttcatCGATACAAGACACATGCACACTGGGTACGTAATGAATGAAAAAGTGCATGTACGTACCTCGCTCGATGAAAACAAGGCGGGGATAGTGGTGGAAATTGGGCAAAGAGAGGGCATTAGGGCGGAGGATGTTTCTCATGGCAGCAACTCCAGCACATTGGAACTGGCCATCTCTTTCGTTCCATAACTCGGTCTCCCCACCTTCATGCTGGATCCTCTGGGAGGGCTTCGCCGCCGTGATGCGCTGCAAACGGCATTGTTGCTTCTCGGTCAGCTGAAAAGGGGTCGATCTCTCGCCAACTGACGAAGAAACCAGAAGCCACAGGGACACTACTAGTACTGCTAGATCAAGAAACCTGGGCACCATcgttaaattaattaaagaccCACACAGTTACGTTGGTATAGTATGATTGAAGATTAAAGCGGTCCATTATATAGAGCTAGTTGGTGGCATTGAATTGTTGATTGTTTGCAGTTGCATGGGGGGCTTCGGACACCTCGCACCAAGAGAAATGCATCATGTTCTATACGTGGTGGAATGGGGGTTTCATTTGCTTACACCTTTTGCATGTGAGGGAAACACTTGGCCAACTATCTCTAGGATCTAAATTATATAACTCTAGTTAATTAGTGACGACACCTGTTTCCTTTTGATCAATATTAATATTAGGTTTCGTTTGGACATGTcctttaaaaacgtttttagtgTGTTATAAATGAAAAAGTTTAAATTATATGTTTGGATAAATGTTTGgtaaaatgtttttgaaaactattttttaaaaagtgttctcCAAGTACTATagtttttgaagaaaaaaaaatgggatTTATAATAGCTTAATTTGTTATATTGTATtgtccaaataatatatttccCAATTTTGATCTATATATTATTGGTTTCCAAATCCATTTCTTAGCCTTTGTGGTTGTAATTAACTCACTTTCAAATCTCTGAACACTCATTACTAATATAATCTGCCGACTCCATTAGTTATTCTcgaataattacaaattttttatttttatttttaaaagaaagTTTCCCCTCTCGTACCTATGCCTCTTACAAGGTACGCCGTACGAGTCCCCCTTCTCTATTTGGAATTGCCATTTTTGAGAATGACTTGTAATTGTATTTTAGTATACAATCTTGTaattaataaaatgaaattttcATTTGATGGGATTGCCGATTGTTCTCGAATGATGAaagcaaaaatattttgttttgttgattgtcTTTGTTAGATTTGATAATGTTGAATAGATATAatagttaaaaataattttaatggtTGATAATAGTTAGTTttgaattaaacaaaaataattaataagatTTTTAACAACTAATATTGTAAAGATCATATTAGTGAAATCTTCGATATGAACAATTTAACAATTAGAATTAGAATTGTATTTTtctaaatattaatattttatttttaataatgatttaatattttattttccactatatttaatttttttttaaagtcacATATTTATTATTTGGACGTCACTATGAAAATTTAGTTAATAGTTTTCGCCTGAAATGAAAAAAACGTGTAAGTTTAGGTATATATATTGAACATTATATTAtactataatatatatatatatatatatatatatatatatatatatatatatatatatatagtagttTATATTCTACATTTTTTAAGAAatcatgtattatatatattggTTGAGGGGGCCAAGTTTTTAAAGTGAAGTTGGGCCTAAAAATTATCAAGCACTTCCCTGTCggacaaatcaaattaaataaatgtggATGCAGCTCTGGTGGACTCTTCAACATATTTTGCAGTAGGTGGTGTTGGTAGAGATGAATGTGGGGTGATTATTTTTGCGGTAACTTGTTGTTTACCAGTTAACTTCTTGTCCCATATTGCTGAATCTTTTGCTGTGAAGGAAGGAATAGAAGTGGCGTGCCAGAATGGTTTGAGAAATTGCATTATTGAAACAGATCCTTTGAGTACTGTGATAAATTCTATTAAAAATCCATCATCTTCATCCGTGGATGCTCATCTGATTTAAGATATTAACAAGCTTTTGGATCAAGTGGAAGGAGTTACTATATATCCAACATGATGCTAATCAAATCGCACATACGTACTTTAGCTAAACATGCACTAGTTTTTGGGTTAGACTTGGCTTTTAGGGATTCAATCCCTTTGTTTTTACAATGTACTGTAAAGTATGACTTTAtctatatttaataaaatatttgtttatatttttaaaaaaattgttttagcttcaaatttaatatatatctatCACTTTGTAGAAAGTGAATCTAATTTTAGAATTTCATAAATATCCTTCTTCTATTATTGATTGTTAAGTCACAAATACTTCTATAAAAGTGTCTTATGAATCAATTTTGTGATATGAATCTCCAactcatgaaaattttttaacGCTTAATTAATAAAAGCTATTTTAATTTGAACAATCCTAAATTCTTTTGAGGAAAGAAAAAATCCAAtgggtttttaaattttttttttacggaTATATTTTAATCACACGTGACATgtccaaataaataatcacatgTCCAAATGTTACTTTGTCGCACAAATTATTATCATAAGTGGAAATGACACACTCGTTGTGTGAGTTGTATAATATGTAAAAAAACATTTcagctttatttattttttaaaaaataataactttttttaaaaaaattattcgaTTTTTCGTGTGATAATtaactttaaaaaataataatttttagcagaaatttttttttctctagatTATTTTTGAATCAAACAACCACTACAAAAACTACACGGAAATTTGCCACGGTTTTTGAAAAACCGTTTAAAGTTTTGCTACGGTTTTCTAAAGCGTTACAAAATGTCAcggttgtaaatatcgttgcaAACTTTGTCACGATTTAAAAAAGCGTTACAAATAGCAACGGTTATAAGAACCGTGTGAAAAATAAAGCCATGGTTTTAATTAAAACGTTGCAAATTTTGCCACGATTTTTAAAAAAGCGTTGCAAATTTACAATTGCAACGCTTTTAATAAACCGTGCCAAATTTTGCAACGGTTTATATTAAAATCGTTGCAATTTATACTGCACGCGTCAACACGCATTGTACGCGTCTGCATCTGCATTAATTGTTTTACGCGTAAGCTTTATAttgcaacggttttttaaaaaccgtgacAAAAAATTCTACTACAAATACCCCGACCCCGATGCTACGCATTcaactaatatatattttatacttTTGAAATAACTATAAATCTAAGGTTGTTTTGGGATTTTCTGCTTCAGCATATATATGGTAGCTAAAAAATACGGTACGTGatatgattatattttattttttgtaaatgCACCCAAAAATATAGAAACGTGAATTTGGAtactattattatttaaatgtcatatgattatattattgtgatTTTGTGTATATATTGTGTTCTATTACgtactttttaatttattgtatatatatttagcTTATTTTCACacatttttatttgtaaatttttatttataatcatGTTATTATTTTAAGAGAATTGACTTATTTTTAGACCACATTAatattgtatttttaaaaatagccttcattattaaagattatataaaatataacctTTTATAGTTTAATAATCCAAAAATGCTCTTTCCTTATTCATtccattatctcaataaaatattacaacttaaaaaaaattgcttttcgaaaaattaaaataaatttatttcattATATATTCATTATTCGTTGTGATAATAACAATATAttaataagaataataataaatttaaatattaataataattataattataattagttAAAAAAGTTATATTATtgataatattaattataaatcgaataataaaattatttattcttgataaataataaatttttcatgataataataataataataatattatgaatgataataaattaaaatattaataataattagtatgtattaaaaaaattatattaattataaacgtataaattatattaataattataataatcgtAATAAATATAATACTAATTAAATGATCAAGAATAATTTGAGATTGATAATATTAATCACAAAATGaatattaaacttaaatatataatctgaaaaatatttaactgaaaataataataaataaagttaaaaacaaaatttgaaaagagaaactaataatattattaatgacAATACTAACAACATAAGGATTATACTTATTTGTGATGAATTTTTAAGTCATGAATTTGTATTTATGGATcagataataataacaataactaTTACAATTATGACTGACTAACactttataattatttaaaagttatattataaatataaataaaataaaaaataaatttgaatatAAAAACAAATGCAGTTAAATTAAACACAAGTGCAATAGaccaattatttaataaaatatgtaTGTAGTAGTTTGATAATCATATTATCATATTAGTTCAATATaatatgtttgtatgtttaatCTATTAATTGTTAAAAGAATATATTTGGAAGTTAAGGTTAGTTTTAAAATTAACTTACATTAGGGTAATATTTGATTATTGGTATTTTTAGAaggtaattttaaaaaatttctcttATTTTAAAGGAGTTTCTAacatctatttatataattttagtatTTACTCAATTTTTAaactatatatttaatatataattttattttattatataaaataaatttataacatCTAATTATAATAACGTGGTgtcatttatattatttaaatatctaGACATtctattatttaatataatgttattgtatTAAAGAAGTCTTTGTCACAGATTTACAATAACGTGGCgtgattatattataattatactaTATAGTATTTTTTctatatacattatatatatactatataatgttattatataaaatagtcTCTGGTACCTTATTATAATACAAACATTCAATTGTTATATTTAATTTACTGTAGGACTGCATGGCTTATGATCGAAGTTGGATGGATCGGCGATATGTTAATGGATCATTGAATGACGAATACATTAATGGGATCGAGGTATTTGTTACTTTTGCGAAGAGTAATCCGACATGTTTACCTGACGGAACTATAAGATGTCCATGTAACCATAAGAAATGTCAGAATCTATCTTATTGGTATGAGAATACGGTCAAGTTCCACTTGTGCAGGTATGGCTTTGTTCCTAACTATTACAATTGGTACTTTCATGGGGAAAATTACATCCGTCCATCGTTTGAAGGAGTTAATATGGATGCACCATCCTCATCTCGAAGTAGTCGGCGTACGAGCACGGATGATATGCCACCCAATTTTGCAAATTTACGGAATCCAAACTCATATTTTGATAGTGAATACCAATATGAAGGCAAACAATCTTATTATGATTACCCAAATGTAACTTATGAGGCGACAGTGAACGAGGATCCTGATGCCAATGTTATCGAAGATCCCCACATCAATGTCACCGAGGAGGATCCTAACATGATTGCTAGAGctttatatgatatgataaaatcGACGGAGAAGGAGATTTGGGAAGGAAATCCACATGGACATACCTTGTTGTCTGTTCTTGCAAGGTTGTTGAAGATGAAATATGAGCATAGCATGTCTGAAAGGAATTACAATGACATGTGCCAATTAATGACAGAGTTATGTCCTGCCGATCACAATTTTCCAAAGAACTTCAATGCAACCAAGAGATTAGTCAAGGATATGGGTTTGCCGGTCGAAAAAATTGATTGTTGCAACAACAATTGCATGATATATTGGGGCATAGACAGCGAGTTGACGACATGCAGATTCTGTGAG
Proteins encoded:
- the LOC140878626 gene encoding 11S globulin seed storage protein 2-like; the encoded protein is MVPRFLDLAVLVVSLWLLVSSSVGERSTPFQLTEKQQCRLQRITAAKPSQRIQHEGGETELWNERDGQFQCAGVAAMRNILRPNALSLPNFHHYPRLVFIERGFGYISVISPGCAETYEAGRTQTTRESREKWETTERGRERDLHQKVHRIRKGDIVAIPAGAVHWCYNAGKEDLIAISINDLNHQSNQLDQKFRAFYLAGGVSKKGGQQEYEEETIFYNILKEFDTNLLAEAFNIPEEIVRQMQKGGEERGLSIIAQEKMSFARPDEQEEQGREGSGNGLEETYCSMKISTNLENRRDADIYSRQAGKVNVVDLHKLPVLKYMDMSAERGNLFPNALVSPDWSMQGHTIVYVTRGEAQIQIANHNGESLMNDRVNKGDMLVVPQYYVSTARAGESGFEWVAFKTTGWPMRNPLAGYTSVMRGMPLQVITNSYQMSPRQAEGLKMNRGGQSFLFSPGRERQF